Genomic segment of Paenibacillus sp. FSL R5-0623:
GACAAAAACAATCTAAAGTGATCTACATGAGAAACCAGCATCCTGTTTTTTTACAGGATGCTGGTTTTTTTATTTTGCAACATATCTTACATTTTAAAAGTTGAAAAAAGAGTAGAATAAACTCAATAATGCAACGTGGCCTTGTGACAAATAATGTGGAGGGAGTCGTGCATGGTTTACTGGTGGTTTGATCATATGAATCCGCTGTTTGCTGTCTTGGTGTTATGTCCCATCATTGCTGTAGTGCTTGGAGTGTGCAGTTTTTTTGCCAAATGGTTTAGACTTTGGGGAGCGATGATAATCTCTTTTATGCTGCCTTTATTGTATATCGCGAGTGATCTGTCCACATGGAGAGGCAACCTGGACGCTTGGTTCATCTATGGGGCAGAGTACATTTTGCTCACCTGGATTATACACAGATTGCTTCATGCGATTGTGGGGTATAAAACATAGGTTATGTCCCTATACGTTTGGGATGAATTGGCCATAAGGAACTTCTGGGCTGATTGATGGACAATAGGGTATACTGGACATTATGTTTATGAGATTGTTCAAAATTATAAAACAAGACATTACAGACGTTTTTTACATCAGGAGGACTTGAATTGGCTCAGACAGAAGGAACATTACAGAAGAAGCTTAAACCAAGACACATCAGTTTTATGGCTATGGGTGGTGTCATTGGAACAGGGATTTTCAAAGGTAGCGCAGAGACGATTGGAATCGCAGGTCCGGGCGTGATTGTCACGTACATTTTTGCCGGATTATTGCTGCTGGTTGTTATGGCCGCGATGGCGGAGATGGCTACGGTGTACAAGAACAAAAATATGAAAGACTTCGTGCAGGAGGCATTTGGTAGCCGAGTATCCTTTGTTATGGGATGGATGTATTGCTTTCTGTGGTTATCGGTATGTGTCATTGAGATGATTGCTGCCGGGAGTTTTTTGCAGTATTGGTTCGCGGAAGTACCGCTGTGGATGCTGAGTCTGGCTTGTGCGGCGTTCATTATACTCGTTAATCTGTTAAGTGTAGGTGTGTTCGGGGAATTTGAGTTTTGGCTGGCCGGGATCAAAATTGCCATGATCATTATTTTTATCTTCCTGGGTGCAGGGTTGATCTTTGGTATTATCCCAAGTGATAACACGCCATATCTGCAGAATTATACGCAAACAGGAGGCTTCTTCCCGAACGGATGGTCATCGATCTTCTCGGCACTGCTTGTGGTTATGTTCTCTTACGGGGGATCGGAGCTGATTGGTCTGACCCTGACCGAGACGGAAAATGCAGAAAAAGTTATGCCCAAAATCGTGGGCAATTTCATGCTCAGAATTATTCTGTTCTTCACCTTGCCGATTCTCATCATCTGTGGTCTTATCCCATGGAATGAAATTGGGCCGGAGAGCAGTCCGTTTGTACAGGTGCTTGCCTCTACAGGTTTGCCGGGAGCAGCACACATAATGAACTTTATTTTGGTGACGGCAGTTCTATCTGCTGCGAATTCAGGGATTTATGGTGCATCCCGGATGATGCACTCCATGGCAGTGGGCGGGGAAGCTCCGAAGGCATTGTCACAGACGAATCGCAACGGTAGCCCTGTTAACACACTTCTGGTGTGCTCAGTAGTTTTGCTCGGAGGTTCCTTGCTTGGTTTGTTCGCGCAGGATCAACTGTTCCGTGTATTGCTCGCAGTTCCGGGGTTTGTCGTAATCCTTGTGTGGATATGTATTGCCTCATCACAGTTGAAACTGCGGAAGAGATATCCGGTTCAACCGACCTTCAAAGTATGGGGATTCCCTTACATAACCGGAGTCGTTGTACTATGTCTTAGTGTGATTGCGGTGATGTTTGTGTTTGATGAAGGTAATCGGTTCAGCATTAGCATCTGTCTTGCCGTGCTTGCGTTGCTGATTATCTGGTCCCTGATTCGATTCAGGAGGACAAATGGGTAGTCATAATTAATGAGAAAACTTTATAAGTAAAATAGGGACTGCTTTCAGCAGTCCCTATTTTATACACTTTGAACGAATATATTTTGTTCTATAACCAGAACCGATTGCTAGAATGAACATTAACACATTCCTATTACATATTAGACGTATATCTAATCTTTGGGTAGCTTTTCCCAAGGGGCGGAGTACTTTGCGGCGATTTCACCAAAGCGATACTGGATTATGCTTCGCCCTTTTTGTTTAAGTGCCATAATATGTCAGATTTCAATCTTCAACTTTAGAAAACGGAGATTTGATTTTAAAGAATTCCTTATATGACATTGGTTTTCGGCCAATCAGACGTTCAAGATCTCCAGACGTTTCCGAGAATTCTCCAGTGTTGATTGCCCGCATCCAACCTAATAAGAAATCAGTCATATGATCAGGTAAGCCATTCGCTACCATAGTGTCTATATATTCATTTTCGCTAATTGCCTCGTAAGGGACATTAATCTCACTAATCTCCGATAGGGCTGCAGCAATGTCTTCGAAAGAGCTTCCCTCACTGCCACTTAGAGTATATGACTTATTTTCGTGTCCGTTTTCGGTGAGAACGGCTACGTTGGCTGCCGCCAAATCATCCAGAGATGCAGCGGATACTTTACCGGAACCCTTTGGTACTCGCACACCTCCAAATTTAAGTGCATCTCCAGAGAACGAATTTATGACTTCAAGATATGGTGGATTCCGCAGGATTGTATAGTCTAATCCGGATGCTTTAAGCGTTTGTTCAGCAAATAAGTCTGACATCGTTACTTCGGGCAAAATTAGATTTGAATTTTCTTTTCGTATGATCGACGTGAAGATCACTTGCTTAACCCCAGCCTGCTTTGCAGCAGCGATGACGTTGAAATGTTGTGTATTGCGATCGGTAAATGCTACCGCGGAAATGAGCATCACTTTTTCAACACCATCAAAAGCTTGTAGAAGAGAGTTATAATCAAAATAGTCGCCCTGGTGGGCTTCCACACCTTCTTTAATAAATCTTGCCACTTTATCAGATTCCGGATTACGGACTAATATAGCGACCTGATTTGACGGAACTTTTTTGAGAAGAAGTTCTAGCGTTCTGCTTCCGAGATTACCTGTTGCTCCAGTAATAAGTATTTTCCCCATATTTACAACTCCTTTGAACGTCTATAAATACATGAAAATATTTTGTTTCACATTCTCATCTTGAAAACTTACCGTCTTACATTCGTCAGTGTACTACCCCATTCACCGACTGGTTCAAGCCAGCTTACGATTCTATCATCAATGAGGTTGGTAAGCGCACCTTCATACTCAGCACGATAAGGTTTAGTGAGTTCATTTTGAATCCAACTTTCTCTTGTTCCTTGCCAGATTTCATAGACCACCAGATCATCAGAATGATCAAGATCATCGGAGACGATCGCATTAATAAAAGTGGGTTCACTTTTGAAATTGCTAATCATCGCGAATAGATTGTCACGGAAAGTTTCTTTCTTACCGGGCTTAATTTTGAAACGGATATTGAGAACGACTAGTTTGTTGGTTGTTGACATCATTACACACTCCTCAATTCTTTTATTTTCTTTATATTACAAGGCTCATTATGTACCATGTAGCGCTTTTAAAATAGTACGTACTTTTTGGTTATATAGTAACCAAAAAGTGATAATTGTGATGAATCAGGTCATAAATTGATTTTGAAATTACTCTATTCTACATTTATTCTCTGATATTCATCCTTGCTCAATGTCTTCTCTGCATAATTCTTACCCCATTCACAAAGAGCTCGCAGAGTGGGTTCAAGTGACATACCCATTTCTGATATTGAATATTCCACTTTTGGTGGTACCTGATTGTACATTTTTCTTATAACCAGATTATCACCCTCCAACTCCCGTAATGACTGGACTAACATTTTCTGAGAAATGGTTGGCATGAGCCTTTTCAATTCACCGGTCCGTTTAGGACCTTTTAATAAGTAATACAGAATAAGAGGTCTCCACTTTCCGCCAATGACATCCAAGGTAATTTCCAGATCACAATAAAAAGTTTTCAATTGAGAAACACCATCCCTCATTTAATTTCCATTATTATAGTACATGTGTTGATTCAATCAACCTTCCTACACAACACTCCTAATACTGAATAAACATAACTCATGAATTCCTTATGAAAGAAACCTGTAATTAATATCTGCATGGTCAGTTATAATGACGCGGATTTTGTTTGGCAAACAAACTGAGATAAAGCCTAAATGCAGTTCCAATGAACAAAGCTATCACGGCCATGATAGCGTTTTTATGTAAACCCAATATTTTCTTGCCTAATTCGACATATTCGTTTACTATTTTCCCATACATAGTGCTTCAAGCATGTGTTTTTTGGGTAGCGCCTAGTCAAAAAGGCTTGGGTTCACGGGAGAGGAAGAGGAGCGGATGATTGGTTTTTTTAGAAAACGTTTGGTTGTGCGTATTGTTGCAGTAGTCACACTGGTCATTACGATTATAGCCGTGGGAAGCATGCTGTTACAGGTGGCCAATATGAAACTAGCTGCGCAGGAGGCCATTTCGAGTTACAACATCCAGATTGCTCAGAGTTATGTGAATCAGCTGGATACAGCATCTTATGCTGAGTTTGCCAAGGACCCCAAGGAGAATGACGAATTCTTGAAGATTCGTGATGAACTGGATGACTTTCGCGTAAGCATTGGTGCAATGTATGTGTATTTCGTCAAAATAGATGACAAAGGTACGCCACTTATTATGGTGGACGGCATGAAGGATGCAGATAAAGCCTCACCGATTAATGAAGTTACGGATGTCCCTCAGGAGGCTGTTCAGAAGCTGTTGCAGGGGCAAACAGCCAGTTCTTCAATTATTAACAATGAGGAGTACGGCGACTATATTTCCTCTTACGCTCCCATGCTGGATAGTAATGGCGCTGTAACAGGTGTAATTGGTATCGATACGGCGGTATCGGTGATCGGAAGCATTGAATCGGATATTATGAAATCGAGTATTCCCTTCTATGCTTTACTGCTACTAATTACACTTATAGGCATTGCTGTTGTCACGTGGTTTATCGTAAGAGGACTGCGGCCACTTCAACCGCTGAAGGCGAGTGTGGAAAAAATGGCACAGGGTGAGCTTGCAGAAGCTAATCGAATTCTGACGTCGTATCGTTTGCGCAGCCAAGATGAGATTGGAACAACATATCAAGCGATGATACATATGTCCGGGAACTTGAATAAAATTGTGAGTAACATGGTTGAAGGCGTAGCAGTAACCACAGATATTTTATCGGAATCAACGAAGGAATTTAATCGCAGTACCGAAGAGATGCTTGAGATGGGCAAGACGGTTGATCAATCTGTCGAACAGATTAGGCAAGGGGCACATACGCAGAAGCAGGGTGCAAGCGATAGTGTGAATGCGATGGAAGAGATTGCAAAAGGCATAACGGATATTTCCGAATCCTCGATGATTGTATCGGATGCAGCAACAAGTGCGCTTTCTACGGCGGAGTCCGGTAAACAGAGCATGACACTGATGAAAACACAGATGGAGAGCATCTCAAATGTCTCAAGTGAGGTTGTAGCGATGGTCCAGGTGCTGAACAATTACTCCCAGGAAATTGGTGGTGCCCTGCACACGGTTCGTGATTTTGCGAGTCAGACCAAGCTGCTTGCGCTTAATGCATCCATAGAGGCAGCACATGCAGGAGAACACGGCAAAGGTTTTGCGGTTGTGGCGGATGAAGTTCGGAAGCTTGCAGAGGCCTCAAGCACATCCATGGAACGGATCTCCGACTTGTTGCTTCGTATTCAACAAGAATCACAACAGATTGGCTCACAGATGGGGGTTACTGCAACCGAGATTGGACAAGGGGTTACAATTACCGCAGAAGCGGAGCAAGCTTTCGCCCATGTGGTTGATGCGTTCCAACTGGTGACCCGTCGCATTCAGGAAGTCTCCGCTGCTGCAGAGGAAATCTCGGCAGGATCGGAAGAGGCCGCTGCCTCCGTCAATACGATCTCGCAGATATCAGCCGGGGTGTCGGATCATTCGGATGAAATCTATCGCTTGATGCGTGAACAGTCGGCCATGTTCAACAGGGTGGCGCAGACCTCCACCATGCTGGAGCAGCAGACGAACGAGATGAGTGAAGCCGTACGTAAAGTGAAAGTATAGTTTGAGTAAGGTGTAGAAATAGTAACGCAAAAGGTAGTTAGACAAGAGCTTGGTTTGTTGTTTAACCAGTGTAACGATATAATGCAAAAAAAGTGTTCCGCTCTTGGAGAAGTTGGTGTTCATCCCAAACTTCATTCAAAGGGTGGAGCACTTTTTTAGATTTAAACTTTTAAATGATCCAGCTCTATCGCCTGTCTGAAGCGTCGGGCGAATCGTTCTGCGGCTACGGCGGCCTCCTTGGACTCCGTCTGTACGAAGCCAATTTGCATCTTGGGTTGATCGATTCCAGCGATCTCTACCATCTTCACCAGACCTTCTTTCCATAAGGGATTTTGGTGAAAGGAAAAGTCGTGACCAATCGTGGCGGCAATATCGTTTTTTAACACCATGTTGATGGCTTCTGAATTATTTGTTTTGAACAGAATGGACAGAGGTCCATGATCAAAGGTGAATTCCTTGATGAAGTCTTCGATGAAACCATCTCGATACAGTGCCAGTTTGTGTTCTTTTAATTGATCCGGTGTAACGCGGCTGTGTTTGGCAAGTTCAGACAGGTGATGAGTACCAACTACCAACTTGCCCGAGTACATGGGACTGAAGTGAAGTCCATCGAATTCCCGCAATTGTTTGGCGTAGATCGCGATAAAGCCCAGATGGGTTTTGTTATTGCGAATATCCTCGATAATTTCCATGGACCCTTTCTCTTCAATGGAGATGTTAAGTTGCGGGTGCTCACGCTTCATTTCCGCAGCAGACTGGACAAGATAGGGCATGACACTTGGAAAAGTAGCCACATGAAGCTCTCCGCTAAGAGAGGAGGCTTCGGCGTTCAGGGATTTCAATTCATCAATCCGCTGTAAAATGTCCAGTGCCTTGGCAATGAATTGTTTGCCTTCGGGAGTGGGGTGAGTTCCCTGCCGCGAGCGTTCGAACAGGATGATACCCAATTCTTTCTCCAGACGATGAACCGATTGGCTGATCGCCGATTGTGTAACATGCAGATGCTCCGAGGCGGCGGAGAATGATTGCGTTTTTGCAATTTCAACGACATATTCGAGCTGTTCCAGATTCATGAGTTCATCTCCGTTTAGCATTAATACAACTAATGTTAACATTAGTATCTATAAATATGAATAATACATGAACAGCGATATAATATATAGACAAGCTTTATAGTTCTTTACTATATAAGTAGAACCTTACTTTTACACCAGAAACGCAGAGTGCAGAACCAATCTGAAGAAGCAGAGCGTGCGCCTTTATCACCGGATTTTTCCCTTGGATCAAGGGAATGAAGAAAATCTGGGGATAAGAGCGATCGAAAGATGGTACTGCAATCAGCGTAATTAGGTGTAACATTTCTAGTTCAACTTATATAGACAATCATATAAAGGGGATGAACTTCATGAAAGCAGCAGTATGGTATGCCCATAAAGACGTGCGTGTGGAAGAACGGGAGGTTCCGGTCGCTCAAGCGGGTCAGGTCAAAATCAAAGTGGAATATGCAGGGATCTGCGGCAGTGACTTACATGCCTATCATCATGGTGTGGGCATTCAAGAAGGTGAGAATCATCCGCTCTCAGGACAGAAAGCACCGCTGACATTGGGTCATGAATTTGCAGGAACCGTGAGTGAAATGGGGAGTAATGTAAGCGGTATCAGTGTAGGGGATCGAGTCGTGGTAGAGCCCTTGTACCATTGTGGAAAATGCGAGTACTGTATCCAGGGTCGCTATAACCAATGTACTCAATTTGGATTTGTTGGACTGAATGGTGACGGTGGTTTTGCGGAGTATGTTGTTGTTGAAGCATACATGGTTCATCCCATACCGGATAACGTATCTTTCGAAGAAGGCGCGCTCGTAGAGCCTACAGCCGTAGCCTTTCACGCGGTTCGTCACAGCAAGTTGAAAGTGGGGAATAAAGTAGCCGTATACGGAGCAGGTCCAATTGGACTACTGACCATTCTGTCTGCCAAAGCAGCAGGAGCCTCTGAAATCTATGCAGTTGATGTATTTGAGGAACGTTTGGACTTGGCAGCCAAGCTGGGAGCGATTCCCGTGAACAGTGCCAAAGTCAATGAAACCGAGGTGATCTTGCAACAATCGGGTGGCATTGATGTGGCTTATGAAGCAGCCGGTGTGCAACCAACGATGGATAGCGCCATTGCGGTTGTCAAAAAAGGCGGAGAAGTTGTTGTCATCGCTGCGATTCCCAATCCGCTTCAAGTGAATTTCTTCGATCTTCTGGTCAAAGAAGCGAATCTAACGGCAACGCTGGCATATCGCCACATTTTCCCTGAAGTGATTTCATTGATTGCTGAAGGGTCGCTCGATGTGAAACAGGTTATCACCAAGAAAATCAAACTGGACGACATCGTGCAGGAAGGACTTGAGCTGTTGATGAGCGACAAGAGCCATGCGAAGATTTTGGTGGAGATTGGCGGCTAAAAAATCAATAGCGATGTAACATTTCAAATGTTATATAAGTTGAACTAAAATTTATTTACACTGACACTACGATGACAGAATAACCTTCCAATCGCTGTTATCCCCAGATTTTTTTCCATACCCTTTTCTCGAGGGAAAATCCGGGGATAGCGTATGCTTCCGATGCAGCTTTCTTTCAGAAAGCTTTTAGGCGAACGCTTCGCTTTTTCAGGTTTTTTCTGTCTTCACCGTTATCGTGTAAATGATTAGTGCAACTTATATAGTTGACATTTATAAACGTAAAACAGACCGTTCATGAAGATGATCGGTCTGTTTTACATTTCATTCTCCGCTCGCGGCTCGCGAGTTGCTGTTACCCAACACTATCACTAGGAATCATAACGGTAACAGATCGCCTTGCCCTCGCTACTCTCGGAGCTGAATTCCTTATCCTCTGTAAATCCAAAACGCTCATATAAACGGATGGCATTGACCATCTGACCGCCCGTATATAAATACACCGTATTTTTGCCCATTTCTTTGGCAGAATCTACGCATTGCTGCAGCAATACTCTGGCAATCCCGTGACCTCTCCATTTTGGATCAACACCAAGCAGCCGAATAAACGGATAATCGATTGGCAATTCAAAGTTTGGATAAGCCTTGCGTGCTGTTTCAAATAATTGGACTGTACCAACAATCTGATCATCAATCTTCGCGATCCATAATTGCGTCAGGTACGGATTAACCACAGACTCTCGAATATCTTTTAGGTAGGCCTCCCATCGTTCATTTTGCTCAAAAGTCTCCCGATACTCGGCATAACTTGCAACAAGGATATCTACAATCTCTGGATGGTCTGCTTCTGTGGCAGGATGAATCGTAACGGCAGCCGTTGTCATCTTATAATTCCCCTTCTCTTATGGGTTAAGTATGGAATACAGTTTTCTTGCATTTTACCATAACGGATTCAATCCGATTTATTCAAATATTCTATAGGTAACTCAATCATTTCTATAGATCAAAACATATCAGCGATTGAGCTGTGTGGAATACAGATGATTGCGATATTCGGTTGGCGTATTGCCTTCGTATTGCTTGAACATGCGCAGGAATAGCTTGTAGTCGGAGAAGCCGCACTGTCCGGAGATTTCTTTTACACTGGCATTGGTGTTGAGCAGCAACTGTTTTGCCCGGCGAATACGTTCTGTGAGGATATAGGTTTTGAGACCAGTACCTTTCTCACGTTTCACCATTTTGGAGATATAGTCTTTGTTAAAATTAAAATTTTCCGCAATCTGACTCACCGTGATGTTTGTATGCAGATGAATATCGACCCACTTGCAGATATGGTCCACAATCGCATTGTGCGGGCGATAATCCGCCTCTATATTCCGCTCCAGTTCTCTGAACA
This window contains:
- a CDS encoding amino acid permease, translating into MAQTEGTLQKKLKPRHISFMAMGGVIGTGIFKGSAETIGIAGPGVIVTYIFAGLLLLVVMAAMAEMATVYKNKNMKDFVQEAFGSRVSFVMGWMYCFLWLSVCVIEMIAAGSFLQYWFAEVPLWMLSLACAAFIILVNLLSVGVFGEFEFWLAGIKIAMIIIFIFLGAGLIFGIIPSDNTPYLQNYTQTGGFFPNGWSSIFSALLVVMFSYGGSELIGLTLTETENAEKVMPKIVGNFMLRIILFFTLPILIICGLIPWNEIGPESSPFVQVLASTGLPGAAHIMNFILVTAVLSAANSGIYGASRMMHSMAVGGEAPKALSQTNRNGSPVNTLLVCSVVLLGGSLLGLFAQDQLFRVLLAVPGFVVILVWICIASSQLKLRKRYPVQPTFKVWGFPYITGVVVLCLSVIAVMFVFDEGNRFSISICLAVLALLIIWSLIRFRRTNG
- a CDS encoding SDR family oxidoreductase, with product MGKILITGATGNLGSRTLELLLKKVPSNQVAILVRNPESDKVARFIKEGVEAHQGDYFDYNSLLQAFDGVEKVMLISAVAFTDRNTQHFNVIAAAKQAGVKQVIFTSIIRKENSNLILPEVTMSDLFAEQTLKASGLDYTILRNPPYLEVINSFSGDALKFGGVRVPKGSGKVSAASLDDLAAANVAVLTENGHENKSYTLSGSEGSSFEDIAAALSEISEINVPYEAISENEYIDTMVANGLPDHMTDFLLGWMRAINTGEFSETSGDLERLIGRKPMSYKEFFKIKSPFSKVED
- a CDS encoding antibiotic biosynthesis monooxygenase translates to MMSTTNKLVVLNIRFKIKPGKKETFRDNLFAMISNFKSEPTFINAIVSDDLDHSDDLVVYEIWQGTRESWIQNELTKPYRAEYEGALTNLIDDRIVSWLEPVGEWGSTLTNVRR
- a CDS encoding helix-turn-helix domain-containing protein; the encoded protein is MKTFYCDLEITLDVIGGKWRPLILYYLLKGPKRTGELKRLMPTISQKMLVQSLRELEGDNLVIRKMYNQVPPKVEYSISEMGMSLEPTLRALCEWGKNYAEKTLSKDEYQRINVE
- a CDS encoding HAMP domain-containing methyl-accepting chemotaxis protein is translated as MIGFFRKRLVVRIVAVVTLVITIIAVGSMLLQVANMKLAAQEAISSYNIQIAQSYVNQLDTASYAEFAKDPKENDEFLKIRDELDDFRVSIGAMYVYFVKIDDKGTPLIMVDGMKDADKASPINEVTDVPQEAVQKLLQGQTASSSIINNEEYGDYISSYAPMLDSNGAVTGVIGIDTAVSVIGSIESDIMKSSIPFYALLLLITLIGIAVVTWFIVRGLRPLQPLKASVEKMAQGELAEANRILTSYRLRSQDEIGTTYQAMIHMSGNLNKIVSNMVEGVAVTTDILSESTKEFNRSTEEMLEMGKTVDQSVEQIRQGAHTQKQGASDSVNAMEEIAKGITDISESSMIVSDAATSALSTAESGKQSMTLMKTQMESISNVSSEVVAMVQVLNNYSQEIGGALHTVRDFASQTKLLALNASIEAAHAGEHGKGFAVVADEVRKLAEASSTSMERISDLLLRIQQESQQIGSQMGVTATEIGQGVTITAEAEQAFAHVVDAFQLVTRRIQEVSAAAEEISAGSEEAAASVNTISQISAGVSDHSDEIYRLMREQSAMFNRVAQTSTMLEQQTNEMSEAVRKVKV
- a CDS encoding LysR family transcriptional regulator gives rise to the protein MNLEQLEYVVEIAKTQSFSAASEHLHVTQSAISQSVHRLEKELGIILFERSRQGTHPTPEGKQFIAKALDILQRIDELKSLNAEASSLSGELHVATFPSVMPYLVQSAAEMKREHPQLNISIEEKGSMEIIEDIRNNKTHLGFIAIYAKQLREFDGLHFSPMYSGKLVVGTHHLSELAKHSRVTPDQLKEHKLALYRDGFIEDFIKEFTFDHGPLSILFKTNNSEAINMVLKNDIAATIGHDFSFHQNPLWKEGLVKMVEIAGIDQPKMQIGFVQTESKEAAVAAERFARRFRQAIELDHLKV
- a CDS encoding 2,3-butanediol dehydrogenase, which translates into the protein MKAAVWYAHKDVRVEEREVPVAQAGQVKIKVEYAGICGSDLHAYHHGVGIQEGENHPLSGQKAPLTLGHEFAGTVSEMGSNVSGISVGDRVVVEPLYHCGKCEYCIQGRYNQCTQFGFVGLNGDGGFAEYVVVEAYMVHPIPDNVSFEEGALVEPTAVAFHAVRHSKLKVGNKVAVYGAGPIGLLTILSAKAAGASEIYAVDVFEERLDLAAKLGAIPVNSAKVNETEVILQQSGGIDVAYEAAGVQPTMDSAIAVVKKGGEVVVIAAIPNPLQVNFFDLLVKEANLTATLAYRHIFPEVISLIAEGSLDVKQVITKKIKLDDIVQEGLELLMSDKSHAKILVEIGG
- a CDS encoding GNAT family N-acetyltransferase; its protein translation is MTTAAVTIHPATEADHPEIVDILVASYAEYRETFEQNERWEAYLKDIRESVVNPYLTQLWIAKIDDQIVGTVQLFETARKAYPNFELPIDYPFIRLLGVDPKWRGHGIARVLLQQCVDSAKEMGKNTVYLYTGGQMVNAIRLYERFGFTEDKEFSSESSEGKAICYRYDS
- a CDS encoding AraC family transcriptional regulator — its product is MQKPLEHYLCGKFISEGNWSHMRRSMPVHEIILMLEGVMYIAEEEEQYVVRANDLLFLRAGRTHYGYQISDAPVSFYWVHYDAMSAEFNQFRTHATIQVPSMANQLFKQLLHVSSFSPEEANAALLLLFRELERNIEADYRPHNAIVDHICKWVDIHLHTNITVSQIAENFNFNKDYISKMVKREKGTGLKTYILTERIRRAKQLLLNTNASVKEISGQCGFSDYKLFLRMFKQYEGNTPTEYRNHLYSTQLNR